The Verrucomicrobiia bacterium genome segment CCGCCTGCGCCGAGATTTTGGAGGCGGGGGACGAAGGGGGGGCCAAGGCCAAAACGGTCTTTACGGGATTGGGAATCGGCGCTTTGTACAAAACGCTTATGTCCGGCTTCAAGCTCTGGCCGGAGCGGTTTGAACTCGCCCCTCGCTTCTTTCCCGGTTCGCAGATGGGGATAGAGGCCACCCCGGCCCTGATGGGGGTGGGGTTCATCATCGGGCCGAAAATCGCCCTTTTGCTTTTTTCCGGCGCGGTGCTGGGGTATGTCGGTATCGGGCCGTTGATGGCCTACATCGGCAAGTTTATGAGTTCCCCCCTGCCGCCCGCCACCGTCCCCATCTCCGAGCTTTCCGCCGGGGATATCCGGAACTATTACGTCAAATACGTCGGCATCGGCGCCGTGGCCATGGGCGGGTTTATCTCTTTGATGCGCTTCCTGCCGACCATTATCTCCTCCTTCAAGCATGTGGCGGCCGGGATGGGACAGGCCGCCGCTACAGCCAAAATCCGGACGGATGAGGATTTGCCCACCAAGCTGGTCTGGGGCGGGGCGTTTTTGATTGCCCTGGCCATCTGGCTTTTGCCCAAGACCGAAATCAGTTTGCTCGGGGCGCTTTTGGCCGTCCTTTTCGGCTTTTTCTTCGTCACCGTCTCCTCCCGGATGGTGGGGATAGTCGGTTCCTCCTCCCTGCCGATATCCGGGATGACCATCGGCACGCTCATCGTGGTTTCCGTGATTCTCCTTTCCTCCGGCGTCTCCGGGACGGTGGGGATGGTCGCCTCGATGATGGTCGGCTCGGTGGTATGCATCGCCGTTTCGATGGCCGGCGACGCCTCGCAGGACTTGAAAACCGGCTTTTTGGTCGGCGCCACCCCCAAGCGTCAGCAATTGGCCGAATTCCTCGGCGTATTGATTCCCGCCTTGGTGATGGGCTGGGTGATTATGTTTTTGAACAAGACCTACGGCTTCACCGGCCCGAATGCCTTGGAAGCGCCGCAGGCCAACGCCATGGCCGCCGTGGTGCAGGGGGTGATGACCGGGGTGCTTCCCTGGGCCTTCATCACCACCGGGCTTATCATCGGGCTTTCCATCGAGCTTTTGGGGATCCACGCTCTCCCGGTGGCGATTGGACTTTACCTGCCGCCGGAGCTTTCCACCCCCATCGTGGTGGGGAGTCTGGTCTTCTGGTACGCAAGCAAATTTTCCACCTCGGAAGCATTGTCGGCCCGCACGGAAAAGGGAATTCTCTTCGGTTCCGGGATGGTGGCCGGGGATGCCCTTGTGGGGGTGGCGCTTTCCATCCTTGTGGGGACGATTGCCAGCTATGCCGCCTACTTTACGGGCATCGACCGGGTGAGTGAATGGTTCGGGGCGGCTTTCGGAAACTTTTTCACCCTATCCGTCTTTTTGGCCCTCGCCCTGGGGTTCTTGGGTTACGTCTGGAGGGCCAAAAAGTAGCTTTCCGAGGGGCGCGGAAGGCCGAAAAGCCGAAAAACTGGGGTTTTCCCTCGAAAAAAATGCGTTTTCCGAGGGAAAATCAAAGATTTTCCTTGACAAAAGGGCGTTTTCATAGGAGATTCTCCCCCGGTGAAACAAAAACCACCAACCAAAAAGGAGGAGGTATAATGGCAACCAAACGCAAACCGAACGCCGCTTTCATGAAGCCGTTGATGCCGGATACGGTTTTAGGCGCGGTGGTCGGC includes the following:
- a CDS encoding oligopeptide transporter, OPT family, with protein sequence MAAETKTGTDFKPYVAHTENIPEFTLRAVIVGSVLALIFGVANAYLGLKVGMTVSASIPAAVMSMAILRGILKNGTILENNIAQTIGSSGESLAAGVIFTIPAFLIWQATVPNFTFTIANWQVVLLSILGGFLGILFMIPLRRHLIVKEHKNLPYPEGTACAEILEAGDEGGAKAKTVFTGLGIGALYKTLMSGFKLWPERFELAPRFFPGSQMGIEATPALMGVGFIIGPKIALLLFSGAVLGYVGIGPLMAYIGKFMSSPLPPATVPISELSAGDIRNYYVKYVGIGAVAMGGFISLMRFLPTIISSFKHVAAGMGQAAATAKIRTDEDLPTKLVWGGAFLIALAIWLLPKTEISLLGALLAVLFGFFFVTVSSRMVGIVGSSSLPISGMTIGTLIVVSVILLSSGVSGTVGMVASMMVGSVVCIAVSMAGDASQDLKTGFLVGATPKRQQLAEFLGVLIPALVMGWVIMFLNKTYGFTGPNALEAPQANAMAAVVQGVMTGVLPWAFITTGLIIGLSIELLGIHALPVAIGLYLPPELSTPIVVGSLVFWYASKFSTSEALSARTEKGILFGSGMVAGDALVGVALSILVGTIASYAAYFTGIDRVSEWFGAAFGNFFTLSVFLALALGFLGYVWRAKK